The DNA region ATCAACTCCGGCAAGCATGTATTGAACTTGAACTACCCGACCCATAAAGAAAACGACCTGATGGACGCGGTCAAGCTGGCCGAACCGGGCAGAGCGAAAGAGCTTACCGGCCTGCTTTTTAAGTCCTTGTTCGCCCAGGAGCTCTCGCCGCAAGAGTATCAAATTCCGCTGACCCGCCTGCTGAACAATTTGCTGATCATGATGCAGGAATCGGGGATTTCGCTGCAGCAGATCCATCACGCCAACAGCTCGTTGTTTGAGGAGATGCTCGACCTGCACACCAAAGCCGAAATCGAGGACTGGTTCTGGACCACGGTCATCCAGCCGATGATCAAAATTTTCAACAGCAGGCAAAACGCGCAGTATCACAATATATCGGAGAAAATCATCGATTTGATCCAGCATCATTACGACACCGACCTGACCCTGGAGGAATGCGCCTCGCGCCTGCACTACAATGCGAACTATATTAGCAGCATTTTCCGCAAGGAAACGCAGTACTCTTTCAGTGAATATCTCACGATGTACCGGTTCCAAATGGCCAAGAAATGGCTGAGGGAAACGGATATGCCGGTCAAGGATATCGCGGCAAAGCTCCGGTACAACAACTCGCAGAACTTTATCCGTTCTTTCCGCAAGGTGGAGGGCATGACGCCGGGGCAATACCGCGACGCCGCCGCTTCGCACGGGCCCGGCAAGATCCGTGAATCGATTTAGGCCGATTGCGGCGGACCTTGCATCGCTGGCTCCCATCCGGGCCTGCGAACAAGAAAAGCGCAGCGGGCTGCCCCTTCTGCGCTGTTAGCTTGGATCAGTATTCCAAATCAGGCGTTTTTCACTTGAATCGGCTCTACCTTTTTCATCAGGAACAGATAGTTCACAATCGCAATTACGATCAGTACCGCGGAGAAAATCAGCGCCGGTACGAACGAGCCTGTGCTGGCTACGATGAAACCGGTAATGATCGGACCAACGACACCGCCCATGTTGGAGACGGAGTTTTGCATCCCCGCAACAACGGAGGTCATGTTCTTCGGAGCCACATCGCCCGGAAGCGCCCACACCTGGGAGGCAGCGACCGTTGTGCCGGACTTGGCGATACACAGCAGCACCACGGCGAGAACGGCAGATTCGGCAAAAGCAGCAAAACCGATGCAGGCGGCCATTAGGAGACCAATAACCAGAAAGAGCTTGCGTGTTGCGGTCAAGGATAGCTTTCCGCTTGAGTAAATCCGGTCGGATAACCAGCCTGCGGCCACCTCGGCAACCATCGCACACAGCAGCGGCAGTGAGGCTACGAACCCCATTTCGATCAGATTCATGCCCCGTTCCTTGACCAGATACGTGGGAAGCCATGTAATAAAGAAATAGGAGTTGTAGTTAATCATAAAGAACCCGATACACATCGCCCAAATATTTCTGTGCTTCAGCAAATGATACCATTTCATCGGCTGCTTGCTGTCAGTGCCCTCTTTCTTGGTCTGGCCCTCGCGGATGTGCTGCAGCTCCGCTTCATTGACTCCCTTATGCTCCTCCGGGGTTTCCTTGAAATAAAGGAGCCAGATGATGCCCCATATGACGCCGAGCACACCGATAATGACAAAGGTCATTTTCCAGCCGTACATGGCGATCAGCCAGACGATCAGCGGCATGGCAATGGCCCCGCCAAACTTGGAACCGCTGTCAAAAATACCGGATACGGTTGCTCTTTCCTTGTCCGGGAACCATTTGGACGCGATTCCCGCATTGCTCGGATAAGCCGCCGCTTCCCCGACGCCCAAGGCAACCCGGAAGCCGAGCAGTGACTTGAAGCCGGTCGCAAGCCCGGTCACCGCCGTCGCCAGCGACCACCAGATGACGGCGAAGCCAAGCGTCTTCTTTTGGCCGAAACGGTCGGCAAACCAGCCGGCCGGAATTTGCAGCAGCGCATAGGACCAGAAGAAGCCGGACAGGATAATGCCCATTTGCGCTTCGCTTAACGAGAATTCATCCGTCAAAAATGGAGCGGCAGCCGAAAGCACCGTGCGGTCAATATAGTTAATGGCAATCGCCGCCCACATCAGAAAGGCAATAACCCAGCGGACTTTGGACTTTTTGCGGACAGGTTTTGATTCAGTGGCGGTTGTCGGTTCATTAGCTTGCATGTTGTCTAACCTCCCTGTTCCCAAGTCGGGATACAATGTTAAGAATAATTACAGCCCGTTCACCACGTGCTGCGGCGACTTCTCATGGACGATTACGTCTACAATATTGCGGACACAGGTCATGCCAAGCGTGTTCACCGCGCCATCCGTATACCCTGCGATATGCGGTGCGGCGATAAAGTTCGGCAGCGTGAACAGCGGGTGCGCGGTCAGCGGTTCCTGCTCGAATACGTCCAGCGCGGCGCCTGCGATTCTTTTCTCCTTCAAAGCCTGATACAGTGCCTCCTCATTGACGATGCCGCCTCTGGATGCGTTTACCAGGAAGGCGCTTTCTTTCATCATAGAGAATTGGTCCGCTCCAATTAAATTGCGAGTTTGTTCGATCAGCGGCATATGCAGCGTAATGAAGTCGCTTTCGCTTAGCAGCTCGTCCAGCCCGGCCAGACGCACCTTCCACTGCTCCGCAAACTTATGGTCAGGGTACGGATCATACGCAAGCAGGCTCATATCGAATCCGCCCGCCCTGCGCGCGACCTCTTTCCCGATGCTGCCCAGTCCGATGATGCCCAGCGTCTTGCCGTAAACGTCCGTACCGAAAATTTTCGGCCACTCGCCTGCCTTGGTGCCCTGGTCAGCCGCCGGAATCTGCCTGGCAAGCGCCAGCATCAGCCCGAAAGCAAAATCCGCGACTGCATGTTTATTCGCGTTCGGAACGTTGGTCACCCAAACCTGCCGTTCCTTGGCCGCTTGCAGGTCGATGTTATCGACGCCTACGCCGTGTTTACACACAATTTTCAGGCTGGGAATCCGCTCAAGCACATGTCCGTTAATCGTATTAAAAGCAACGATAGCCGCGGCTGCACCCTGAGCCTCCCTGATAAAATCCTCCTCCCCGATATCAGCAGGCAGATGAACCAGTTCAAGGCCATGCTGCTCCAGGTAGCGGAACGGTTCATCCGAATATTTGCCGAACGACGGCGATGTGGAAACTACTTTCATCCTGAATTGCCTCCTTTATCTTAGTCTATACACGCTTTGGCGCCAGTTCGGCAGCGGAACGGATGGCGGCCAGCAGGCTTGCTTCATCCGCCTTGTTCTGCCCGGCAATATCAAACGCTGTCCCATGGTCCACCGAGGTGCGGATCACACCGCCTTTCAGGCCCACCGTAATGTTCACGCCTTCCTCCAGGCCCAGCACCTTGATCGGAATATGACCCTGGTCATGGTAGCAGGCCACCACGATATCGAAATCGCCGCGTACGGCCCGGAAAAACACCGTATCTCCCGGCAGCGGGCCTTCCACATGAATGCCTTCCGCCCGCGCTTTTTCGACGCCCGGTACAAGCTGCTTTTCCTCTTCGCCGTTGCCGAACAACCCTTTCTCGCCCGCATGCGGGTTAATGCCGCAGACGGCGATGCACGGGTTCGCGTATCCGGCGCGCTTGAGCGTTTCATCAGCCAACGCGATCACCTTATAAGTCCGTTCCGGTGTGATGGACTGAATGGCTTCAAGCAGCCCCTGATGCGTCGTCAGATGAATCACCTTCAGCTTGGGCGAGGACAGCATCATGGAATAGTCTTCCGTCCCGGTCAAATCCGCCAAAATTTCCGTATGCCCAGGATAGCGGTGGCCGCCCATATGCAGGGCTTCTTTGTTCAGCGGAGCTGTACAGATCGCCTGGATTTCCCCGGCTTTGGCCAGCTCGACCGATCGCTTCAGAAACTGGAACGCCGCATCTCCCGCGGCCGCCGAAAGCTGGCCGAAGGGCAGCTCCTCCGGCAGCAGGTTCTGATCCAGACAATCGATCGTTCCCGGTTCGAACCGGCATTCCTGAATGGAATGCACGGGGTTCAGCACCAGACCGGAGCCCGTCACGCTCAATGCCCGTTTCATGATTTTGGCGTCCCCAAGCACAACCGGCCGGCACTGCGCATACACTTCCCGATGTCCTAACGCTTTTACGATAATCTCCGGACCGACGCCCGCCGCGTCGCCCATCGTAATCCCGATAATTGGTTTCATAATGCCCCTCCTTGCAGTTTCAGCACCGCTTTCTCCATTACAGCTTCCGAGCCGAAGTTGCCCGCCTTGGTCACTGCGAAAATATCTTGTTCTCCGGAAAGTTTACCAAGCGGTATGCCGTTCTCCACCTCTGCCAGCAGCCGGAATTCATGCAGGTTCAGCCTTTGGAATACCTGATGCGCCGTGTCTCCTCCGGTCAGGAACAGATGCTGCAGGCCGTGTCTAGTCACCAGCTCTGCGGCGCATTGCCCCAGCGCCTGCGAGATCCGGTTGCTGATCTCCACTGGGCCAAAGCCGAACCGCTGCCCGGCCCTTCTTGTTTCCTCTACTTTATCCGACGAAAATAACACCACATGCCTGTTTTTCCCCAAGGCATCATCCGCCAACCGCCGCAGCTTCTCCAGTTCGGCCTCCATGACGGTTTCGCCGCTGATCACCCGAACTGCGTCCATTTCGATGCCCGTCACCCCGGCCACCTGCAGCACCCGCTCCAGCTGTCTGCGGCCAGCCGGGCTTACGCTGCCGACCACCAGCAGGACAGGCTTTTCCGATCTCGGCAGGGCCTCCTCGGTATGCACGCGGGACAAGCCGTAGGCCTGGGGCAGATACCGGATCAGCCCGGATGAGCCGGCCCAGATGACCGAATAGGATAGCGGCGCGATATGCTTCACGATCGTCTCCATGTGGGCTTCCGTTGCGGAATCCGCAACGATATAGGCAATCCGCTGTTCCTTGAACGCAGCCATCCGGGCTGCGATATGCTCCGTTCCTTGCTCCAGATCGGCTCTGGACAGATGTCCCACCTTCCGCTGCGCCTGATCGCCGATCAGCTTGACCAGGCGCGATTCCTGCACCGGCGTCTTGGGATCATGAGCAGCTTCCGTTTCATGCAGCTTTATGCCGTTCACATAATGAATCCCGTCGATCACCTGCCGTCCATTCCCGATATAAGCGGGAGCAATGATGACAAAATCCGGCGCAAACACGTCATATACCGCGTTGATCTCCTGCCCCACGTTCCCGCGCATGGTGGAATCCATTTTTTTGTACAGCACGTCAAAGGGCTCATTGCGGATTTGCCGGCATGCTTCCTGAACCGTCCGGTAGGCTTCTTCCCCGGACAGGGACCTGCTGTCCGTATTCAGGATCACCGCTTCGTTCGGAAGCGGATTTGTTTCCCGCCGCCCCAGGACAACCGACACCTGCAGGCCGTAATGGACGAGCTGTCCCCCGCAATCACTGGCGCCGGTCAGGTCGTCGGCAATGACTGCTATCCTCATGCCATCACCTTCAAGAGCTTTGCGGGAGCAGCTTGCGGTAGATCACTTTCATGTCTTCCACGCTGACCGGCTTCGGATTGTTGTTCAGCAGCCGGGTAACCTTCGCTGCGGAGAATGACAGCTCCTCGACATCTTCCTCGGATACGCCGTACTGCTGCAGATTTTGCGGGATGTTCAGCTCCTGCGTCCACTCGGCAATGCGCCGGATGACGGCCTCCGCGGCTTGCTGTTCGGACAGCCCGTGCACATCCAGGCCCATCGCAGCACCGGCGGTTCTCAGGCGGGGAGCCGCCGCGTCCATGTTGAATTCCATCACATGCGGCAGCAGCATGGAATTCGCCACCCCGTGGGCAATCTTGAATTTGCCGCCAAGCGGATAGGCCAGAGCATGCACCGCAGCCGTTCCGGCGCTGGTCAGCGCCATGCCGCCGTACATCGAGCCAAGCAGCATGTTCTCTCTTGCCTCAATGGACGAACCGTGATGATATGCCTCAAGAATGTTAGAGGCGATAAGGCGGATCGACTCCAGTGCAAACATATCGCTGAGCGGATTCGCCTTGTTGGAAATCAAGGATTCAAGCGAATGGGTAAAGGCGTCCATACCGGTGGCGGCGGTTACCGCCTGCGGCAGACCAAGCGTCACTATCGGATCAAGGATGACAAGCTGCGGCAGCAGATAGGGGCTGACCACACCGATCTTCAACTCTTCCTCCGGAATCGTCACAATCGCATTGGGTGTCACCTCGGCGCCGGTTCCCGATGTCGTAGGGATGAGCACCGTTGGAATGCCTGCCTGTTTGATCAGGTTTGTGCCCAGGAAGCCGCGGATCGAGCCGCCGTTGGCCGGCAGCACGGACAATATTTTGGCCGCGTCCAGAACGCTGCCGCCGCCGATGCCGATAATGACATCACAACTCGCACCCGCTGCACCCAATGTTTTTTGATATACCTCTTCAATATTTTCCAGCGTTGGCTCCGGCAAAATATCCAGCGTCACCTGCGCCTGAATGCCCTTCTCCGTGAGCTGCTTCAGCAAGCCGTCCAGGATGCCGGAGCTTTGGATAAACGGCTGCGCCACAACCAAAGCGCTGCGGATTCCGGCAGCCACGGAGTCCAAATGCTCGCCTAAAGTGTGAAGGCTATCTCTGCCGGCGATGATTTTGGCTGCTGTCTGAAACTGATACAAATCCTGCATCGTTAACTCTCCTTCCCATTATCTGTCTCTAATGTTTATCTCAGCATGTAGCTGCTGACCATCTCCTGTACAATCGCCAGGGCCTCGCCGGACAACTCGCTGACCGGCAGCTTCGGCGGACCGACAGGAATGCCGGACAATTCCACCGCTTTCTTCAGTACGGACGGCAAGGTACCGTATTTGAACGTATCGCGCAGCGGATTCAGCAGGTCCTGGGCCTTCTGCGCTGCTTCGAGATCCCCCTTGAGCCAGTTCTGGTAAATGGACACGACGACCTCAGGCAGCATGTTGGCCGTAGCCGCCACCGCTCCGCTGCCTCCGGCGTTTAACGTCTGCAGAATCAGGGAATCGGTGCCTGCCAGCACGGAAAAATCTTCGTCTTGCGTGGCCTGAATATACTGCTGAATGTTCTCAAACTTGCCGCTGCTGTCTTTAATGGCGACAATGTTGGGGATTTTGGCCAGCCGCGCCACCGTATCCGCTTCCAAATGAACGCCTGTGCGTGAAGGAATGTTGTACAGGAGTACCGGCAGCGCAGTGGATTCGGCGATTTTGGCAAAATGGACGTACAACTCCTCCTGTGAAGGAGCGATAAAAAACGGGGTAATGACCGATAAGGCATCTGCGCCAAGCTCTTCCATTTTCTTCGATAGTCCAATGACGTCCGCGGTTGCGTTCCCTC from Paenibacillus macerans includes:
- a CDS encoding four-carbon acid sugar kinase family protein translates to MRIAVIADDLTGASDCGGQLVHYGLQVSVVLGRRETNPLPNEAVILNTDSRSLSGEEAYRTVQEACRQIRNEPFDVLYKKMDSTMRGNVGQEINAVYDVFAPDFVIIAPAYIGNGRQVIDGIHYVNGIKLHETEAAHDPKTPVQESRLVKLIGDQAQRKVGHLSRADLEQGTEHIAARMAAFKEQRIAYIVADSATEAHMETIVKHIAPLSYSVIWAGSSGLIRYLPQAYGLSRVHTEEALPRSEKPVLLVVGSVSPAGRRQLERVLQVAGVTGIEMDAVRVISGETVMEAELEKLRRLADDALGKNRHVVLFSSDKVEETRRAGQRFGFGPVEISNRISQALGQCAAELVTRHGLQHLFLTGGDTAHQVFQRLNLHEFRLLAEVENGIPLGKLSGEQDIFAVTKAGNFGSEAVMEKAVLKLQGGAL
- a CDS encoding MFS transporter, which translates into the protein MQANEPTTATESKPVRKKSKVRWVIAFLMWAAIAINYIDRTVLSAAAPFLTDEFSLSEAQMGIILSGFFWSYALLQIPAGWFADRFGQKKTLGFAVIWWSLATAVTGLATGFKSLLGFRVALGVGEAAAYPSNAGIASKWFPDKERATVSGIFDSGSKFGGAIAMPLIVWLIAMYGWKMTFVIIGVLGVIWGIIWLLYFKETPEEHKGVNEAELQHIREGQTKKEGTDSKQPMKWYHLLKHRNIWAMCIGFFMINYNSYFFITWLPTYLVKERGMNLIEMGFVASLPLLCAMVAEVAAGWLSDRIYSSGKLSLTATRKLFLVIGLLMAACIGFAAFAESAVLAVVLLCIAKSGTTVAASQVWALPGDVAPKNMTSVVAGMQNSVSNMGGVVGPIITGFIVASTGSFVPALIFSAVLIVIAIVNYLFLMKKVEPIQVKNA
- the pdxA gene encoding 4-hydroxythreonine-4-phosphate dehydrogenase PdxA, whose product is MKPIIGITMGDAAGVGPEIIVKALGHREVYAQCRPVVLGDAKIMKRALSVTGSGLVLNPVHSIQECRFEPGTIDCLDQNLLPEELPFGQLSAAAGDAAFQFLKRSVELAKAGEIQAICTAPLNKEALHMGGHRYPGHTEILADLTGTEDYSMMLSSPKLKVIHLTTHQGLLEAIQSITPERTYKVIALADETLKRAGYANPCIAVCGINPHAGEKGLFGNGEEEKQLVPGVEKARAEGIHVEGPLPGDTVFFRAVRGDFDIVVACYHDQGHIPIKVLGLEEGVNITVGLKGGVIRTSVDHGTAFDIAGQNKADEASLLAAIRSAAELAPKRV
- the dapA gene encoding 4-hydroxy-tetrahydrodipicolinate synthase produces the protein MEFKGIIPAMLTPLTKEQQVNEQVARQLTRRMIDAGVNGVFALGTNGEFHLLDEQEKLKLAQIVVDEVNGAVPVIMGSGGNATADVIGLSKKMEELGADALSVITPFFIAPSQEELYVHFAKIAESTALPVLLYNIPSRTGVHLEADTVARLAKIPNIVAIKDSSGKFENIQQYIQATQDEDFSVLAGTDSLILQTLNAGGSGAVAATANMLPEVVVSIYQNWLKGDLEAAQKAQDLLNPLRDTFKYGTLPSVLKKAVELSGIPVGPPKLPVSELSGEALAIVQEMVSSYMLR
- a CDS encoding phosphoglycerate dehydrogenase, giving the protein MKVVSTSPSFGKYSDEPFRYLEQHGLELVHLPADIGEEDFIREAQGAAAAIVAFNTINGHVLERIPSLKIVCKHGVGVDNIDLQAAKERQVWVTNVPNANKHAVADFAFGLMLALARQIPAADQGTKAGEWPKIFGTDVYGKTLGIIGLGSIGKEVARRAGGFDMSLLAYDPYPDHKFAEQWKVRLAGLDELLSESDFITLHMPLIEQTRNLIGADQFSMMKESAFLVNASRGGIVNEEALYQALKEKRIAGAALDVFEQEPLTAHPLFTLPNFIAAPHIAGYTDGAVNTLGMTCVRNIVDVIVHEKSPQHVVNGL
- a CDS encoding iron-containing alcohol dehydrogenase, translated to MQDLYQFQTAAKIIAGRDSLHTLGEHLDSVAAGIRSALVVAQPFIQSSGILDGLLKQLTEKGIQAQVTLDILPEPTLENIEEVYQKTLGAAGASCDVIIGIGGGSVLDAAKILSVLPANGGSIRGFLGTNLIKQAGIPTVLIPTTSGTGAEVTPNAIVTIPEEELKIGVVSPYLLPQLVILDPIVTLGLPQAVTAATGMDAFTHSLESLISNKANPLSDMFALESIRLIASNILEAYHHGSSIEARENMLLGSMYGGMALTSAGTAAVHALAYPLGGKFKIAHGVANSMLLPHVMEFNMDAAAPRLRTAGAAMGLDVHGLSEQQAAEAVIRRIAEWTQELNIPQNLQQYGVSEEDVEELSFSAAKVTRLLNNNPKPVSVEDMKVIYRKLLPQSS